In Triticum aestivum cultivar Chinese Spring chromosome 5B, IWGSC CS RefSeq v2.1, whole genome shotgun sequence, the following proteins share a genomic window:
- the LOC123117793 gene encoding uncharacterized protein — protein sequence MKRSVLFFESHFHVALYITGCYSSCTVVQVLEIADDGRSGRSRAIGRFLAAAVEEAGAQEDGMLLPKEGSEAAGRYPLYLSKEVPEDAALPITVFDRQLVLFLTSMGEEGQGGEGQEAAGQEVQDEGSSMKLGRW from the exons ATGAAGCGATCTGTTCTGTTCTTTGAGAGTCATTTTCATGTAGCATTGTACATCACTGGTTGCTACAGTTCTTGTACTGTTGTACAGGTTTTGGAAATTGCTGACGATGGGAGGAGTGGGAGGAGCCGGGCCATCGGGAGGTTCTTGGCagcggcggtggaggaggccggcgcgCAGGAGGACGGCATGCTGCTGCCCAAGGAGGGGAGTGAGGCGGCTGGGAGGTACCCGCTGTACCTGTCCAAGGAGGTGCCCGAGGACGCGGCGCTCCCGATCACCGTGTTCGACCGCCAGCTCGTGCTCTTTCTCACCTCCAT gggagaagaaggccaaggaggagAAGGCCAAGAAGCTGCAGgccaagaagtccaagatgaag GGAGCTCGATGAAGCTTGGGCGTTGGTGA